One window of Schistocerca gregaria isolate iqSchGreg1 unplaced genomic scaffold, iqSchGreg1.2 ptg000673l, whole genome shotgun sequence genomic DNA carries:
- the LOC126318633 gene encoding uncharacterized protein LOC126318633, translated as MYEHALQGLLKNKWYIGCKGIEVSNKKLSGGQICDIRMVFFRSRQGKVKVLKDREVKNGYSLLEGSTINSRRGTIQCSYNGWRYDGNGNCISVPGIEPNHQGLKNYRIASFPVCEQDGYVWVWLGDGKPSEQPPEVPFDMSQTIWNQQTQVIDSNPILCIQHEMDWASSFFQKDKMKWMNRRLIPGLYKPAQIVHPYHLTLKSDGFELYHPPIGQKKSVSALSDMIDSNGKLPRNGCTSEFSASSARVIHRKWLKYHFWRKFGDYTDIVHFVPLIDPVTRHISTRVEYMWTPWLLPGYSFQRNQITSLPSWIPWALPRTRKADKRHLQSIDPSQCIHPNPKQGSCELFPEYIKRLFQPPITPSCARELVLLMFLYLSQGNSTLEGLKEIVGQTSSYGELFAAHLGD; from the exons ATGTACGAGCATGCGTTACAAG GCTTGCTCAAGAACAAATGGTATATCGGATGTAAGGGCATCGAAGTGTCTAACAAAAAATTATCGGGCGGACAAATTTGCGATATCCGAATGGTTTTTTTCCG GTCCCGCCAGGGAAaagtgaaggttttgaaagatcgCGAAGTGAAAAACGGATATTCATTGCTTGAGGGTTCTACTATCAATTCTCGTCGTGGAACCATTCAGTGTTCATACAATGGCTGGAGATATGACGGAAATGGCAATTGCATTTCTGTGCCTGGAATTGAGCCGAATCATCAGGGTCTCAAAAATTATCGCATTGCAAGCTTCCCAGTGTGCGAGCAAGATGGCTACGTTTGGGTTTGGTTAGGTGATGGCAAACCTAGTGAACAGCCCCCCGAAGTTCCTTTTGACATGAGCCAAACAATCTGGAATCAGCAAACACAAGTGATTGATTCTAATCCTATACTGTGTATTCAACATGAGATGGATTGGGCGTCTTCCTTTTTTCAGAAAGATAAAATGAAGTGGATGAACAGACGATTGATTCCTGGACTGTACAAGCCCGCACAAATTGTCCATCCCTATCACTTGACGTTAAAATCAGATGGGTTTGAGTTATATCACCCTCCAATTGGCCAAAAAAAGTCAGTGAGTGCTCTATCTGATATGATTGACTCGAATGGGAAACTCCCACGAAATGGCTGTACATCCGAATTTTCAGCTTCTTCAGCACGTGTCATTCACCGAAAATGGCTCAAGTATCATTTTTGGAGGAAATTCGGCGATTACACCGACATTGTTCACTTCGTCCCCCTCATCGACCCCGTCACTAGACACATCTCAACACGTGTTGAATACATGTGGACTCCTTGGTTATTGCCCGGATATTCCTTTCAGAGGAATCAAATTACATCACTACCTTCCTGGATTCCATGGGCCTTACCGCGCACTAGAAAGGCAGATAAACGGCATTTGCAGTCTATTGACCCCTCCCAATGCATTCATCCGAACCCAAAACAAGGTTCATGCGAACTTTTTCCTGAATATATCAAGAGATTATTCCAACCGCCCATAACTCCTTCGTGCGCGCGGGAActtgttttgttgatgtttttgTATCTAAGTCAAGGAAACAGTACTCTAGAAGGATTGAAGGAGATAGTGGGTCAAACCAGCAGTTATGGCGAACTTTTCGCCGCACACCTAGGTGATTAA